In Rhodamnia argentea isolate NSW1041297 chromosome 4, ASM2092103v1, whole genome shotgun sequence, the following proteins share a genomic window:
- the LOC115751008 gene encoding uncharacterized protein LOC115751008 isoform X5, which produces MPCSSGVELSSRKKSSHFVDSNEMKPFTSSMEMDTSSNHSSPLHLRQNLGRSMFLKRSRNWYGHQNSWRNSGAHMSATTSHGKTPPSWEERLNFKLASRYNSDNWQYADYRDRAFNRPERIRSDSATLDSASLETAKLQCGVCQKLLRRKPYLLSGSHSSSENSVVAVLVCGHVYHADCLEQKTALEDKSDPLCPICLNLLSPADAFKGGGGQ; this is translated from the exons ATGCCGTGCTCTTCTGGAGTGGAATTGTCATCAAGAAAG AAGTCTTCTCACTTCGTGGACTCTAATGAGATGAAGCCTTTCACATCAAGCATGGAAATGGATACTTCTTCTAATCACTCTTCTCCTTTACATCTTCGGCAAAATCTTGGGCGTTCAATGTTTTTGAAACGCTCACGTAACTGGTATGGACACCAGAACTCATGGCGTAACTCAGGTGCCCATATGAGTGCAACCACTTCTCATGGAAAGACCCCTCCCTCTTGGGAAGAGAGACTTAACTTCAAGTTGGCTAGTCGCTACAACTCAGACAACTGGCAATATGCAG ATTATAGGGACAGAGCCTTTAACAGGCCGGAGAGGATCAGGTCAGATTCTGCCACATTAGATTCTGCCTCACTTGAAACGGCAAAGTTGCAATGTGGTGTCTGCCAGAAACTTTTGAGGAGGAAGCCTTATCTTCTTTCTGGTTCTCACTCGTCCTCGGAAAACTCTGTTGTGGCAGTTCTAGTATGTGGGCATGTCTATCATGCGGATTGTTTAGAACAGAAGACGGCTCTTGAAGACAAATCTGACCCTCTATGTCCCATTTGTCTCAACTTACTCTCACCCGCTGATGCCTTTAAAGGAGGAGGGGGCCAATGA
- the LOC115751008 gene encoding uncharacterized protein LOC115751008 isoform X1 → MLIMGKRKRTDDRLDTDPSLSSSSPECISFLGYMFIRQYFAESMPCSSGVELSSRKKSSHFVDSNEMKPFTSSMEMDTSSNHSSPLHLRQNLGRSMFLKRSRNWYGHQNSWRNSGAHMSATTSHGKTPPSWEERLNFKLASRYNSDNWQYADYRDRAFNRPERIRSDSATLDSASLETAKLQCGVCQKLLRRKPYLLSGSHSSSENSVVAVLVCGHVYHADCLEQKTALEDKSDPLCPICLNLLSPADAFKGGGGQ, encoded by the exons ATGTTAATTATGGGTAAGAGGAAGAGAACCGACGATCGTCTCGACACCGACCCTTCCCTTTCGTCTTCTTCACCTG AATGCATATCATTTCTTGGATACATGTTCATCAGACAGTACTTCG CAGAAAGCATGCCGTGCTCTTCTGGAGTGGAATTGTCATCAAGAAAG AAGTCTTCTCACTTCGTGGACTCTAATGAGATGAAGCCTTTCACATCAAGCATGGAAATGGATACTTCTTCTAATCACTCTTCTCCTTTACATCTTCGGCAAAATCTTGGGCGTTCAATGTTTTTGAAACGCTCACGTAACTGGTATGGACACCAGAACTCATGGCGTAACTCAGGTGCCCATATGAGTGCAACCACTTCTCATGGAAAGACCCCTCCCTCTTGGGAAGAGAGACTTAACTTCAAGTTGGCTAGTCGCTACAACTCAGACAACTGGCAATATGCAG ATTATAGGGACAGAGCCTTTAACAGGCCGGAGAGGATCAGGTCAGATTCTGCCACATTAGATTCTGCCTCACTTGAAACGGCAAAGTTGCAATGTGGTGTCTGCCAGAAACTTTTGAGGAGGAAGCCTTATCTTCTTTCTGGTTCTCACTCGTCCTCGGAAAACTCTGTTGTGGCAGTTCTAGTATGTGGGCATGTCTATCATGCGGATTGTTTAGAACAGAAGACGGCTCTTGAAGACAAATCTGACCCTCTATGTCCCATTTGTCTCAACTTACTCTCACCCGCTGATGCCTTTAAAGGAGGAGGGGGCCAATGA
- the LOC115751008 gene encoding uncharacterized protein LOC115751008 isoform X3, translating to MLIMGKRKRTDDRLDTDPSLSSSSPAESMPCSSGVELSSRKKSSHFVDSNEMKPFTSSMEMDTSSNHSSPLHLRQNLGRSMFLKRSRNWYGHQNSWRNSGAHMSATTSHGKTPPSWEERLNFKLASRYNSDNWQYADYRDRAFNRPERIRSDSATLDSASLETAKLQCGVCQKLLRRKPYLLSGSHSSSENSVVAVLVCGHVYHADCLEQKTALEDKSDPLCPICLNLLSPADAFKGGGGQ from the exons ATGTTAATTATGGGTAAGAGGAAGAGAACCGACGATCGTCTCGACACCGACCCTTCCCTTTCGTCTTCTTCACCTG CAGAAAGCATGCCGTGCTCTTCTGGAGTGGAATTGTCATCAAGAAAG AAGTCTTCTCACTTCGTGGACTCTAATGAGATGAAGCCTTTCACATCAAGCATGGAAATGGATACTTCTTCTAATCACTCTTCTCCTTTACATCTTCGGCAAAATCTTGGGCGTTCAATGTTTTTGAAACGCTCACGTAACTGGTATGGACACCAGAACTCATGGCGTAACTCAGGTGCCCATATGAGTGCAACCACTTCTCATGGAAAGACCCCTCCCTCTTGGGAAGAGAGACTTAACTTCAAGTTGGCTAGTCGCTACAACTCAGACAACTGGCAATATGCAG ATTATAGGGACAGAGCCTTTAACAGGCCGGAGAGGATCAGGTCAGATTCTGCCACATTAGATTCTGCCTCACTTGAAACGGCAAAGTTGCAATGTGGTGTCTGCCAGAAACTTTTGAGGAGGAAGCCTTATCTTCTTTCTGGTTCTCACTCGTCCTCGGAAAACTCTGTTGTGGCAGTTCTAGTATGTGGGCATGTCTATCATGCGGATTGTTTAGAACAGAAGACGGCTCTTGAAGACAAATCTGACCCTCTATGTCCCATTTGTCTCAACTTACTCTCACCCGCTGATGCCTTTAAAGGAGGAGGGGGCCAATGA
- the LOC115751003 gene encoding uncharacterized protein LOC115751003 codes for MAKGKLILICQSGGQFSTNSDGSMSYTGGEANALEINQETLFDDLKLKLAEMWNLDVRSLSIKYFLPLNKRTLINLVNDKDLKRMYEFHGASVTADVYIMGREGFDPQSSRDHANRTNDIKLAETLPTGTAAATTSIVVAGAPVDSLIDVAVIDHNPPAVSTKSKAAPHNANRKITRFSSANSTLNGLVTVTVDSKALSPTQVDMSSTPADTVKKKRRTTLLKSIDSAPGIGSLIDEVGGTGKGTSRKKKIQKHLIPAVVVDEEQQEKAAPWSDNLVDCPVVADSVLSLEALVGAWREGITGEGQEFNSVPEFRDALQKYAIANRFAYKLKKNDSNRVSGICVIEGCSWRIHASWVPSSQSFVVKRMNKSHTCGGESWKAAHPAKNWLVSIIKDRLRDSPHHKPREIAQGIARDFGIELNYSQLWRGIEDAREQLLGSYKEAYNELPLFCEKVVEANPGSLAKLFTGDNGRFQHLFVSFRALIQGFNDGCRPLVFLDSISFKSKYHEVFLMASAVDGDDGSFPLAFAVVDVEDDSNWCWFLEQLRSAFSTSTPITFISDHEKGLENSVHQVFENGHYGYSIFHLVENFKKNVKGPFTGDGKGFLVSRLLAAAHAQRLDSFTAYIEQMKKVSSKAYDWIMQSEPDKWALASFKGEPFHFITVDIAEPYAKWIEEVKELPIVQKVEVLISKLVELFNARRTNSGNWVTKLTPSREEKLQEEHQRATSLKVLFSSDTVFEVHDNSINVVVDLQKRVCSCLEWKASGLPCRHALAVFYCTGKNSYDYCPECFTVDCYFITYSNSISPVRGPYEKSTDGKDPFTTHVLPPCTPKPSTKQNKKQQTKTEGVTKREVCCSTCGGVGHNKLTCKETLQIVNVIK; via the exons ATGGCAAAGGGGAAGCTTATCCTCATTTGTCAATCTGGTGGTCAGTTCAGCACTAACAGTGATGGCTCAATGTCATATACTGGAGGAGAGGCAAATGCTctcgagatcaatcaagaaaccCTTTTTGATGATCTCAAGTTAAAATTAGCCGAAATGTGGAATCTTGATGTTAGGTCTTTGTCAATCAAATACTTCTTGCCTCTGAACAAGCGGACGCTCATCAATTTAGTAAATGACAAGGACCTAAAAAGGATGTATGAGTTTCATGGAGCTTCAGTAACTGCTGACGTATATATAATGGGAAGAGAAGGTTTTGATCCTCAAAGCTCGAGGGATCATGCCAACAG GACAAACGACATAAAACTTGCTGAGACTTTGCCAACTGGTACTGCTGCAGCCACCACGTCCATTGTTGTTGCTGGAGCACCTGTGGATTCATTAATTGACGTTGCTGTGATTGATCATAATCCCCCAGCAGTGTCCACCAAGTCAAAAGCTGCTCCACACAACGCCAATCGTAAAATTACTCGTTTTTCATCTGCTAATTCTACTCTTAATGGTCTTGTCACTGTCACTGTTGATTCAAAAGCTCTCTCTCCAACACAAGTTGACATGAGTTCTACACCGGCTGATACCGTTAAGAAGAAACG GCGAACAACACTATTAAAGAGTATTGACAGTGCTCCCGGCATTGGATCACTAATTGATGAAGTTGGAGGGACAGGAAAAGGCACATCcaggaagaagaaaattcagaagcACCTTATTCCTGCAGTAGTTGTTGATGAGGAGCAACAGGAAAAAGCTGCGCCTTGGAGTGACAATTTGGTCGATTGTCCTGTTGTTGCTGACTCTGTCCTGTCTCTGGAAGCACTTGTTGGAGCATGGAGAGAAGGTATTACAGGCGAAGGCCAGGAATTCAATAGCGTGCCTGAATTTCGTGATGCGCTACAAAAGTATGCTATTGCAAACCGGTTTGCATACAAGTTAAAGAAGAATGACTCAAACCGTGTTAGTGGTATCTGTGTGATAGAAGGGTGTTCCTGGAGAATTCATGCTTCTTGGGTCCCATCTTCACAATCATTTGTGGTGAAAAGAATGAATAAGTCTCATACTTGCGGTGGGGAGTCTTGGAAGGCTGCTCATCCTGCAAAAAATTGGTTAGTAAGTATCATAAAGGATAGGTTACGAGATAGTCCACATCACAAGCCAAGGGAGATTGCTCAGGGAATTGCTCGAGATTTTGGGATCGAGTTGAACTATAGTCAACTGTGGCGTGGAATTGAGGATGCTAGGGAGCAACTTCTGGGTTCATATAAAGAAGCGTACAATGAATTGCCTTTGTTCTGTGAGAAAGTAGTAGAGGCAAATCCTGGAAGTTTGGCAAAGCTTTTCACTGGTGACAATGGAAGATTTCAGCATCTTTTTGTATCTTTCCGAGCCTTAATACAGGGATTCAATGATGGCTGTCGTCCGCTTGTTTTCCTTGACTCTATATCGTTTAAATCAAAGTACCATGAAGTATTCTTAATGGCTAGTGCAGTGGATGGAGATGATGGTTCTTTCCCTCTTGCATTTGCTGTTGTTGACGTTGAAGATGATAGTAATTGGTGCTGGTTTCTAGAGCAGTTGAGATCTGCCTTTTCTACTTCAACTCCCATAACTTTTATCTCTGACCATGAAAAGGGGTTAGAGAATTCTGTGCATCAGGTATTTGAGAATGGCCATTATGGTTACTCCATCTTTCATCTTGTAGAGAATTTCAAGAAGAATGTGAAGGGTCCATTCACCGGGGATGGCAAGGGTTTCTTAGTCAGCAGATTATTGGCTGCTGCCCATGCACAGCGGCTTGATAGTTTTACAGCATACATTGAACAAATGAAGAAAGTTTCTTCAAAAGCTTATGATTGGATAATGCAGAGTGAACCAGACAAATGGGCGCTTGCATCATTCAAGGGTGaaccttttcattttatcaCAGTAGATATTGCAGAGCCATATGCTAAATGGATAGAGGAAGTGAAGGAACTACCAATTGTACAGAAGGTAGAGGTGCTCATATCGAAATTGGTGGAGTTGTTTAATGCTCGCCGAACAAATTCAGGCAATTGGGTTACAAAACTAACCCCATCCAGGGAGGAAAAACTACAAGAAGAACATCAGAGAGCAACCAGCTTAAAAGTGCTTTTCTCATCAGATACGGTATTTGAGGTTCATGACAATTCTATCAATGTGGTGGTGGATCTTCAAAAAAGGGTTTGTAGTTGCTTGGAATGGAAAGCTAGTGGTCTACCTTGCCGCCATGCCCTTGCCGTTTTTTATTGCACAGGGAAGAATAGTTACGACTATTGTCCTGAGTGCTTCACGGTTGATTGCTACTTTATCACCTATTCCAACTCCATAAGCCCCGTTAGGGGTCCATATGAGAAGTCGACTGATGGAAAAGATCCTTTTACCACACATGTACTTCCCCCATGCACCCCAAAGCCATCAACCaagcaaaacaagaaacaacAGACAAAGACAGAGGGAGTAACCAAAAGGGAAGTTTGCTGCAGTACGTGCGGCGGAGTAGGCCATAACAAACTTACATGCAAGGAAACATTGCAAATTGTA AATGTC ATAAAGTGA
- the LOC115751008 gene encoding uncharacterized protein LOC115751008 isoform X4, translating into MLIMGKRKRTDDRLDTDPSLSSSSPESMPCSSGVELSSRKKSSHFVDSNEMKPFTSSMEMDTSSNHSSPLHLRQNLGRSMFLKRSRNWYGHQNSWRNSGAHMSATTSHGKTPPSWEERLNFKLASRYNSDNWQYADYRDRAFNRPERIRSDSATLDSASLETAKLQCGVCQKLLRRKPYLLSGSHSSSENSVVAVLVCGHVYHADCLEQKTALEDKSDPLCPICLNLLSPADAFKGGGGQ; encoded by the exons ATGTTAATTATGGGTAAGAGGAAGAGAACCGACGATCGTCTCGACACCGACCCTTCCCTTTCGTCTTCTTCACCTG AAAGCATGCCGTGCTCTTCTGGAGTGGAATTGTCATCAAGAAAG AAGTCTTCTCACTTCGTGGACTCTAATGAGATGAAGCCTTTCACATCAAGCATGGAAATGGATACTTCTTCTAATCACTCTTCTCCTTTACATCTTCGGCAAAATCTTGGGCGTTCAATGTTTTTGAAACGCTCACGTAACTGGTATGGACACCAGAACTCATGGCGTAACTCAGGTGCCCATATGAGTGCAACCACTTCTCATGGAAAGACCCCTCCCTCTTGGGAAGAGAGACTTAACTTCAAGTTGGCTAGTCGCTACAACTCAGACAACTGGCAATATGCAG ATTATAGGGACAGAGCCTTTAACAGGCCGGAGAGGATCAGGTCAGATTCTGCCACATTAGATTCTGCCTCACTTGAAACGGCAAAGTTGCAATGTGGTGTCTGCCAGAAACTTTTGAGGAGGAAGCCTTATCTTCTTTCTGGTTCTCACTCGTCCTCGGAAAACTCTGTTGTGGCAGTTCTAGTATGTGGGCATGTCTATCATGCGGATTGTTTAGAACAGAAGACGGCTCTTGAAGACAAATCTGACCCTCTATGTCCCATTTGTCTCAACTTACTCTCACCCGCTGATGCCTTTAAAGGAGGAGGGGGCCAATGA
- the LOC115751005 gene encoding monogalactosyldiacylglycerol synthase 2, chloroplastic-like isoform X2: MVMAVAASPRKSFTEKLFNSFGSTSNCGGSSGHLQRIRAAHEYKDDDDDFVECDSGDGMELAQIGAERTKNVLILMSDTGGGHRASAEAIRDAFQIEFGDEYRIFVKDVWKEYTGWPLNDMENQYKFMVKHVQLWKVAFHSTSPRWIHSFYLAAIAAYYAKEVEAGLMEYKPDIIISVHPLMQHIPLWVLKWQGLHKKVIFVTVITDLNSCHPTWFHPGVNRCYCPSQAVAKRALEDGLEDSQIRVYGLPIRPSFARAVLSKDDLREELGMDPELPAVLLMGGGEGMGPVKKTAIQLGQTLFDEVHGKPIGQLIIICGRNRGLVSTLESMEWKIPVKVRGFETQMQKWMGACDCIITKAGPGTIAEALIRGLPIILNDYIPGQEKGNVPYVVDNGAGVFTRSSKETARIVAEWFSTKTDELKRMSQNSLKLAQPEAVFDIVKDIHELTCQRGPLANIPYIFTSSFTSLI; the protein is encoded by the exons ATGGTGATGGCCGTCGCCGCATCGCCGAGGAAGTCTTTCACCGAGAAGCTGTTCAACAGCTTCGGCAGCACCAGCAACTGCGGCGGCAGCAGCGGCCATCTCCAGAGGATCAGGGCCGCCCACGAGTATAAAGACGATGACGACGATTTCGTGGAGTGCGACAGCGGAGACGGGATGGAGCTGGCCCAGATTGGCGCCGAGAGGACCAAGAACGTGCTGATCCTCATGAGCGACACGGGCGGCGGTCACCGGGCATCGGCTGAGGCCATCAGGGACGCCTTTCAGATTGAATTCGGCGACGAATACAGG ATATTTGTCAAGGACGTGTGGAAAGAGTACACGGGATGGCCGCTGAACGACATGGAGAATCAGTACAAGTTCATGGTGAAGCACGTTCAATTGTGGAAGGTCGCTTTTCACAGCACCTCCCCAAGGTGGATCCACTCTTTTTATCTCGCCGCCATCGCCGCCTACTATGCCAA GGAAGTGGAGGCAGGTCTGATGGAGTACAAACCAGACATTATCATCAGTGTCCACCCTCTGATGCAGCACATTCCTCTGTGGGTTCTAAAGTGGCAGGGCCTTCACAAGAAAGTGATTTTTGTGACTGTCATCACCGATCTAAACTCGTGCCATCCCACATG GTTTCACCCTGGAGTCAACAGATGCTATTGCCCCTCGCAGGCGGTAGCCAAAAGGGCTTTAGAAGATGGTCTAGAGGACTCGCAGATTCGCGTTTACGGCTTGCCCATTCGTCCATCATTTGCCCGCGCAGTTCTTTCCAAG GATGACTTGAGGGAAGAACTTGGAATGGACCCGGAGTTGCCTGCAGTTTTGCTGATGGGAGGTGGTGAAGGGATGGGTCCCGTGAAGAAGACTGCTATCCAACTTGGTCAAACACTGTTCGATGAAGTACACGGGAAACCGATAGGGCAATTGATAATTATCTGTGGCCGAAACAGAGGTTTAGTCTCTACATTAGAGTCCATGGAGTGGAAAATCCCAGTTAAA GTGAGAGGATTTGAGACGCAGATGCAGAAATGGATGGGAGCTTGCGACTGCATAATAACAAAA GCAGGACCGGGCACAATTGCAGAGGCATTGATCAGAGGACTACCCATTATCCTGAATGACTACATTCCTGGACAG GAAAAGGGCAACGTCCCCTACGTAGTAGACAATGGAGCCGGTGTCTTCACCAGGAGTTCTAAAGAAACAGCTAGGATCGTGGCCGAGTGGTTCAGCACCAAAACAGACGAGCTGAAAAGAATGTCACAGAACTCACTTAAGCTGGCACAACCCGAGGCCGTTTTCGACATTGTGAAGGACATCCACGAGCTCACTTGCCAACGAGGGCCACTTGCCAACATCCCCTACATATTCACATCTTCATTCACAAGCCTCATCTGA
- the LOC115751008 gene encoding uncharacterized protein LOC115751008 isoform X2 encodes MLIMGKRKRTDDRLDTDPSLSSSSPECISFLGYMFIRQYFESMPCSSGVELSSRKKSSHFVDSNEMKPFTSSMEMDTSSNHSSPLHLRQNLGRSMFLKRSRNWYGHQNSWRNSGAHMSATTSHGKTPPSWEERLNFKLASRYNSDNWQYADYRDRAFNRPERIRSDSATLDSASLETAKLQCGVCQKLLRRKPYLLSGSHSSSENSVVAVLVCGHVYHADCLEQKTALEDKSDPLCPICLNLLSPADAFKGGGGQ; translated from the exons ATGTTAATTATGGGTAAGAGGAAGAGAACCGACGATCGTCTCGACACCGACCCTTCCCTTTCGTCTTCTTCACCTG AATGCATATCATTTCTTGGATACATGTTCATCAGACAGTACTTCG AAAGCATGCCGTGCTCTTCTGGAGTGGAATTGTCATCAAGAAAG AAGTCTTCTCACTTCGTGGACTCTAATGAGATGAAGCCTTTCACATCAAGCATGGAAATGGATACTTCTTCTAATCACTCTTCTCCTTTACATCTTCGGCAAAATCTTGGGCGTTCAATGTTTTTGAAACGCTCACGTAACTGGTATGGACACCAGAACTCATGGCGTAACTCAGGTGCCCATATGAGTGCAACCACTTCTCATGGAAAGACCCCTCCCTCTTGGGAAGAGAGACTTAACTTCAAGTTGGCTAGTCGCTACAACTCAGACAACTGGCAATATGCAG ATTATAGGGACAGAGCCTTTAACAGGCCGGAGAGGATCAGGTCAGATTCTGCCACATTAGATTCTGCCTCACTTGAAACGGCAAAGTTGCAATGTGGTGTCTGCCAGAAACTTTTGAGGAGGAAGCCTTATCTTCTTTCTGGTTCTCACTCGTCCTCGGAAAACTCTGTTGTGGCAGTTCTAGTATGTGGGCATGTCTATCATGCGGATTGTTTAGAACAGAAGACGGCTCTTGAAGACAAATCTGACCCTCTATGTCCCATTTGTCTCAACTTACTCTCACCCGCTGATGCCTTTAAAGGAGGAGGGGGCCAATGA
- the LOC115751005 gene encoding monogalactosyldiacylglycerol synthase 2, chloroplastic-like isoform X1 has product MVMAVAASPRKSFTEKLFNSFGSTSNCGGSSGHLQRIRAAHEYKDDDDDFVECDSGDGMELAQIGAERTKNVLILMSDTGGGHRASAEAIRDAFQIEFGDEYRIFVKDVWKEYTGWPLNDMENQYKFMVKHVQLWKVAFHSTSPRWIHSFYLAAIAAYYAKEVEAGLMEYKPDIIISVHPLMQHIPLWVLKWQGLHKKVIFVTVITDLNSCHPTWLVIKLGCEISLTFGCIPRNQFQLTDLLLCNIRFHPGVNRCYCPSQAVAKRALEDGLEDSQIRVYGLPIRPSFARAVLSKDDLREELGMDPELPAVLLMGGGEGMGPVKKTAIQLGQTLFDEVHGKPIGQLIIICGRNRGLVSTLESMEWKIPVKVRGFETQMQKWMGACDCIITKAGPGTIAEALIRGLPIILNDYIPGQEKGNVPYVVDNGAGVFTRSSKETARIVAEWFSTKTDELKRMSQNSLKLAQPEAVFDIVKDIHELTCQRGPLANIPYIFTSSFTSLI; this is encoded by the exons ATGGTGATGGCCGTCGCCGCATCGCCGAGGAAGTCTTTCACCGAGAAGCTGTTCAACAGCTTCGGCAGCACCAGCAACTGCGGCGGCAGCAGCGGCCATCTCCAGAGGATCAGGGCCGCCCACGAGTATAAAGACGATGACGACGATTTCGTGGAGTGCGACAGCGGAGACGGGATGGAGCTGGCCCAGATTGGCGCCGAGAGGACCAAGAACGTGCTGATCCTCATGAGCGACACGGGCGGCGGTCACCGGGCATCGGCTGAGGCCATCAGGGACGCCTTTCAGATTGAATTCGGCGACGAATACAGG ATATTTGTCAAGGACGTGTGGAAAGAGTACACGGGATGGCCGCTGAACGACATGGAGAATCAGTACAAGTTCATGGTGAAGCACGTTCAATTGTGGAAGGTCGCTTTTCACAGCACCTCCCCAAGGTGGATCCACTCTTTTTATCTCGCCGCCATCGCCGCCTACTATGCCAA GGAAGTGGAGGCAGGTCTGATGGAGTACAAACCAGACATTATCATCAGTGTCCACCCTCTGATGCAGCACATTCCTCTGTGGGTTCTAAAGTGGCAGGGCCTTCACAAGAAAGTGATTTTTGTGACTGTCATCACCGATCTAAACTCGTGCCATCCCACATGGTTGGTCATCAAACTCGGTTGTGAAATTTCTTTGACCTTTGGTTGTATTCCCCGAAATCAATTTCAACTGACGGATCTATTGCTCTGTAATATCAGGTTTCACCCTGGAGTCAACAGATGCTATTGCCCCTCGCAGGCGGTAGCCAAAAGGGCTTTAGAAGATGGTCTAGAGGACTCGCAGATTCGCGTTTACGGCTTGCCCATTCGTCCATCATTTGCCCGCGCAGTTCTTTCCAAG GATGACTTGAGGGAAGAACTTGGAATGGACCCGGAGTTGCCTGCAGTTTTGCTGATGGGAGGTGGTGAAGGGATGGGTCCCGTGAAGAAGACTGCTATCCAACTTGGTCAAACACTGTTCGATGAAGTACACGGGAAACCGATAGGGCAATTGATAATTATCTGTGGCCGAAACAGAGGTTTAGTCTCTACATTAGAGTCCATGGAGTGGAAAATCCCAGTTAAA GTGAGAGGATTTGAGACGCAGATGCAGAAATGGATGGGAGCTTGCGACTGCATAATAACAAAA GCAGGACCGGGCACAATTGCAGAGGCATTGATCAGAGGACTACCCATTATCCTGAATGACTACATTCCTGGACAG GAAAAGGGCAACGTCCCCTACGTAGTAGACAATGGAGCCGGTGTCTTCACCAGGAGTTCTAAAGAAACAGCTAGGATCGTGGCCGAGTGGTTCAGCACCAAAACAGACGAGCTGAAAAGAATGTCACAGAACTCACTTAAGCTGGCACAACCCGAGGCCGTTTTCGACATTGTGAAGGACATCCACGAGCTCACTTGCCAACGAGGGCCACTTGCCAACATCCCCTACATATTCACATCTTCATTCACAAGCCTCATCTGA